From Solwaraspora sp. WMMD1047, the proteins below share one genomic window:
- the ruvC gene encoding crossover junction endodeoxyribonuclease RuvC yields the protein MRVLGVDPGLTRCGVGVVEGVPGRPCTLVAYYVIHTDPGNELPLRLLHLDRTLTDLVAEHRPASVAVERVFSQHNVRTVMGTAQVSAVAVLAGARAGLPVQTYTPSEVKAAVTGSGRADKAQVTAMVTRLLGLTEAPRPADAADALALAICHVWRGGTRSKLAAAAAARRGGAA from the coding sequence GTGCGGGTTCTCGGCGTCGACCCAGGGCTGACCAGGTGCGGCGTCGGGGTGGTGGAGGGGGTGCCCGGCCGGCCGTGCACGCTCGTCGCCTACTACGTGATCCACACCGACCCCGGCAACGAACTGCCGCTGCGCCTGCTGCACCTGGACCGCACCCTCACCGACCTGGTGGCCGAACACCGGCCCGCCAGCGTCGCCGTCGAGCGGGTGTTCAGCCAGCACAACGTGCGTACGGTGATGGGCACCGCGCAGGTGAGCGCGGTGGCGGTGCTGGCCGGCGCGCGCGCCGGGCTGCCGGTCCAGACCTACACTCCCAGCGAGGTGAAGGCGGCGGTGACCGGCTCCGGCCGGGCCGACAAGGCGCAGGTCACGGCGATGGTCACCCGGCTGCTCGGGTTGACCGAGGCGCCCCGGCCGGCGGACGCCGCGGACGCGTTGGCGCTGGCCATCTGCCATGTCTGGCGGGGCGGCACCAGATCGAAGCTGGCGGCGGCGGCCGCCGCCAGACGAGGAGGAGCGGCATGA
- a CDS encoding peptidylprolyl isomerase: protein MASSKDRQRKLARAKLDRQMARRAAALRRKRRIQAGVGATVALALIVLGSVWALGGFDSEPAPQATEVCSWTPLDATTNTNLKDVGNPPTEDVPTAGTRPMTITTNQGDPITVELDLASSPCAGASFAHLASNNFFDNTPCHEITEEGAIRCGDPSGTGEGGPSYSYYNENIPAPADPAATPTASASPGAEPSAEPTPATPPAYPAGTVALIGSPPGSNGSQFLIFFKDFSPAEPGYSIVGRVTAGLDVVEKIGALQTMDNGSGAQIKPATDVLIQSVTVGEVAEPGATPAPPPATDSAASPAPTASGQS from the coding sequence GTGGCTTCCAGCAAGGACCGGCAGCGCAAACTCGCACGCGCGAAGCTCGACCGGCAGATGGCCCGGCGGGCCGCGGCGCTGCGGCGCAAACGGCGCATCCAGGCCGGCGTGGGCGCCACCGTCGCGCTGGCGCTGATCGTGCTCGGTTCGGTCTGGGCGCTCGGCGGCTTCGACAGCGAACCCGCCCCGCAGGCCACCGAGGTCTGCTCCTGGACGCCGCTGGACGCGACCACCAACACCAACCTCAAGGACGTCGGCAACCCGCCCACCGAGGACGTGCCGACCGCCGGCACCCGGCCGATGACGATCACCACGAACCAGGGCGATCCGATCACGGTCGAACTGGACCTCGCCTCGTCACCCTGCGCCGGCGCCAGCTTCGCCCACCTGGCCAGCAACAACTTCTTCGACAACACCCCGTGCCACGAGATCACCGAGGAGGGGGCGATCCGCTGCGGTGACCCCAGCGGCACCGGGGAGGGCGGCCCCAGCTACTCGTACTACAACGAGAACATCCCGGCGCCGGCCGACCCGGCCGCCACCCCGACCGCCTCGGCCAGCCCGGGCGCGGAGCCCAGCGCGGAGCCGACCCCGGCCACGCCGCCGGCCTACCCGGCCGGCACGGTGGCCCTGATCGGCAGCCCGCCGGGCAGCAACGGTAGCCAGTTCCTGATCTTCTTCAAGGACTTCAGCCCTGCCGAGCCGGGCTACTCGATCGTCGGCCGGGTCACCGCCGGGTTGGACGTGGTCGAGAAGATCGGCGCCCTGCAGACCATGGACAACGGCTCGGGCGCCCAGATCAAACCGGCGACCGACGTGCTGATCCAGAGCGTGACGGTGGGTGAGGTGGCCGAGCCGGGCGCCACCCCGGCGCCGCCGCCGGCGACCGACTCGGCCGCCTCACCGGCCCCCACGGCTTCCGGTCAGTCCTGA
- the yajC gene encoding preprotein translocase subunit YajC, which translates to MYLAQESGGAGGFLPIMMIVLLFGVMYFMMIRPQQKRRKEAEQMQSSIGPGDEVVTIGGLYGTVTSVDQETVMLEVAPGVQTRYARPAIARVVTQTTPERVEPVVDEAEAKD; encoded by the coding sequence GTGTATTTGGCGCAAGAGTCCGGCGGCGCCGGCGGCTTTCTGCCGATCATGATGATCGTGCTGCTCTTCGGGGTCATGTACTTCATGATGATCCGGCCGCAGCAGAAGCGCCGCAAGGAAGCCGAGCAGATGCAGTCCTCGATCGGCCCCGGCGACGAGGTGGTCACCATCGGCGGCCTCTACGGCACCGTGACCAGTGTCGACCAGGAGACGGTGATGCTCGAGGTGGCTCCCGGCGTGCAGACCCGCTACGCCCGCCCGGCGATCGCCCGGGTGGTCACCCAGACCACGCCCGAGCGGGTCGAGCCGGTCGTCGACGAGGCCGAGGCCAAGGACTGA
- a CDS encoding TetR/AcrR family transcriptional regulator, with translation MTVADVPPRPPGRPRSSRADEAIVAATLALLAEGTAIEAIAIEAIAARAGVGKATIYRRWPGKDELLRDALRTLKGPPPVPAGESVRDDLIALLEPICRGTDGPAAQVLPSLVLAGRTSPERHRLYQELIEPSREVLREVLRRGVRLGELRADLDVELAVALLTGPVLTQRMLRAQPRLDGANLPARVVDAVLAGIAGPDGAGRVDVPDRIGDQ, from the coding sequence ATGACCGTCGCAGACGTCCCGCCCCGGCCACCCGGCCGACCCCGCAGCAGCCGCGCGGACGAGGCGATCGTGGCGGCGACGCTCGCCCTGCTCGCCGAGGGCACCGCGATCGAGGCGATCGCGATCGAGGCGATCGCGGCGCGGGCCGGCGTCGGCAAGGCCACCATCTACCGGCGCTGGCCGGGCAAGGACGAACTGCTGCGCGACGCGCTGCGTACCCTGAAGGGCCCACCGCCCGTGCCGGCCGGCGAGTCGGTCCGCGACGACCTGATCGCGCTGCTGGAACCGATCTGTCGGGGCACCGACGGCCCGGCCGCCCAGGTGCTGCCCAGCCTGGTGCTGGCCGGGCGGACCAGCCCGGAGCGGCACCGGCTCTACCAGGAGCTGATCGAGCCGAGCCGCGAGGTGCTGCGGGAGGTGCTGCGCCGAGGGGTACGTCTCGGCGAACTCCGGGCCGACCTGGACGTCGAGTTGGCGGTGGCGCTGCTGACCGGACCGGTGCTGACCCAGCGGATGCTGCGCGCCCAGCCCCGCCTGGACGGAGCGAACCTGCCGGCCCGGGTCGTCGACGCCGTCCTGGCCGGCATCGCCGGACCGGACGGCGCGGGGCGTGTCGACGTTCCGGACCGGATCGGCGACCAGTAG
- a CDS encoding peptidylprolyl isomerase translates to MTSTRERQRAAARAKLEKEMAKRAEAAKKRRQLQAGIAAGLGLLLVVAGTTWLVMSLGGDDETGGDTAAGNAQCTWTEIPAGQGGPQVKDVGLPPTEAKNTGTQTMTIDTNLGPITAKLDLAEVPCTAASFTHLTSKGFFDNTKCHRLVTEGLQVLQCGDPSATGEGYRETDGTGGPSYRFGEENLPLEELPPYPDGVIAMANSGQPGTTGSQFFIVFGDSQLDASYTVLGTITEGMDIVKQVGAAGHDDAFAQQAGGGHPKQEVIIKTMTMSEPQD, encoded by the coding sequence GTGACGTCCACCAGAGAGCGGCAGCGCGCCGCGGCACGGGCCAAGCTCGAGAAGGAGATGGCCAAGCGCGCCGAGGCGGCGAAGAAACGCCGGCAGCTGCAGGCCGGCATCGCCGCGGGCCTCGGGCTGCTGCTGGTGGTCGCGGGCACCACCTGGCTCGTGATGAGCCTGGGCGGCGACGACGAGACCGGCGGCGACACCGCCGCCGGCAACGCCCAGTGCACCTGGACCGAGATCCCGGCCGGGCAGGGCGGGCCGCAGGTCAAGGACGTCGGGCTGCCGCCGACCGAGGCGAAGAACACCGGCACCCAGACGATGACCATCGACACCAACCTCGGCCCGATCACCGCCAAGCTGGACCTCGCCGAGGTGCCCTGCACCGCGGCCAGCTTCACCCACCTGACCAGCAAGGGCTTCTTCGACAACACCAAGTGCCACCGGCTGGTGACCGAGGGGCTGCAGGTGCTGCAGTGCGGTGACCCGAGCGCCACCGGCGAGGGCTACCGGGAGACCGACGGTACGGGCGGCCCGAGCTACCGGTTCGGCGAGGAGAACCTGCCGCTGGAAGAGCTCCCGCCGTATCCGGACGGGGTGATCGCGATGGCCAACTCCGGCCAGCCCGGCACCACCGGCAGCCAGTTCTTCATCGTCTTCGGCGACTCGCAGCTGGACGCCTCGTACACGGTGCTCGGCACCATCACCGAGGGCATGGACATCGTGAAGCAGGTCGGGGCGGCCGGGCACGACGACGCCTTCGCCCAGCAGGCCGGCGGCGGGCACCCCAAGCAGGAGGTCATCATCAAGACGATGACCATGTCCGAACCGCAGGACTGA
- a CDS encoding adenine phosphoribosyltransferase, producing MTETEIGVRGDSGPATARLVASRVLDVPDFPKPGIVFKDLMPLFADGDVFREVIDGIIDHHGRDSFDVVVGIEARGFVIAAAIAYATGVGVVPVRKAGKLPRAAYAASYALEYGEATLEVHQDAFTAGHRVLVVDDVLATGGTAEATLELVERAGGTVAGFTVLLELTFLGGRQRLAPRGVHALLAV from the coding sequence GTGACGGAGACCGAGATCGGGGTACGCGGCGACAGCGGGCCGGCGACGGCGCGGTTGGTGGCCAGCCGGGTGCTGGACGTCCCGGACTTCCCCAAGCCGGGGATCGTCTTCAAGGACCTGATGCCGCTCTTCGCCGACGGCGATGTCTTCCGCGAGGTCATCGACGGGATCATCGACCACCACGGGCGGGACTCGTTCGACGTGGTGGTCGGGATCGAGGCGCGCGGCTTCGTGATCGCCGCCGCGATCGCGTACGCCACCGGGGTGGGGGTGGTGCCGGTGCGCAAGGCCGGCAAGCTGCCGCGGGCGGCGTACGCCGCGTCCTACGCGCTGGAGTACGGCGAGGCGACCCTGGAGGTGCACCAGGACGCCTTCACGGCGGGGCACCGGGTTCTGGTGGTCGACGACGTGCTAGCCACCGGTGGCACCGCCGAGGCGACCCTGGAGCTGGTCGAGCGGGCCGGTGGCACGGTGGCCGGCTTCACCGTGCTGCTGGAGCTGACCTTCCTGGGCGGCCGCCAGCGGCTGGCGCCCCGTGGGGTTCATGCCCTTCTGGCGGTTTGA
- the secF gene encoding protein translocase subunit SecF, whose amino-acid sequence MSGLASRLYRGDAGLRIIPRRKLWFSIAGGLALFAVLSFAIQGFHLGIEFRGGNEFQIPTSVGTMDRAEEAVADALGDVSSDEPLTVVSTQQVGDTTYLVRTMELGQQEATDVQNAVAQELGVTPQEISTNRVSGAWGAQVTERALLGLVIFLVLVTGYLVLRFEARMAIAAVTSLLFNLLLTAGVYSAVGFEVTPSTIIGFLTILGFALYDVVVVFDKIQENTRGITAGSTQTYGEAANLAINQTLMRSINTSVVALLPVGGLLFIGAGLLGAGTLKDLGLVLFVGMATAFFTSIFLATPLLVTLKQQDPRIKSHTQRVLARRAGGGTGTSRRTPATRRAGGAAARPEGEEPETDAEPAAAQPARAQSAALAGSAPKVGARPGKRSGGGRGGRSGGNRPGGKRR is encoded by the coding sequence ATGAGTGGTCTCGCCAGTCGCCTGTACCGGGGCGACGCCGGCCTGCGGATCATCCCGCGCCGCAAGCTCTGGTTCTCCATCGCCGGTGGTCTGGCGCTCTTCGCGGTGCTCAGCTTCGCGATCCAGGGCTTCCACCTCGGCATCGAGTTCCGGGGCGGCAACGAGTTCCAGATCCCGACCAGCGTCGGCACCATGGACCGGGCCGAGGAGGCGGTCGCCGACGCGCTCGGTGACGTCTCGTCCGACGAGCCGCTGACGGTGGTCTCCACCCAGCAGGTGGGTGACACCACCTACCTGGTACGCACCATGGAGCTGGGTCAGCAGGAGGCCACCGACGTCCAGAACGCGGTCGCCCAGGAGCTGGGGGTGACACCCCAGGAGATCAGCACCAACCGGGTCAGCGGGGCGTGGGGCGCCCAGGTCACCGAACGGGCGCTGCTCGGTCTGGTGATCTTCCTGGTCCTGGTGACCGGCTACCTGGTGCTGCGCTTCGAGGCCCGGATGGCGATCGCGGCCGTCACCAGCCTGCTGTTCAACCTGCTGCTCACCGCCGGGGTCTACTCGGCCGTCGGCTTCGAGGTGACGCCGTCGACGATCATCGGCTTCCTGACCATTCTCGGTTTCGCCCTCTACGACGTGGTGGTCGTCTTCGACAAGATCCAGGAGAACACCCGAGGGATCACGGCCGGCTCGACGCAGACCTACGGCGAGGCCGCCAACCTGGCGATCAACCAGACCCTGATGCGCTCCATCAACACTTCGGTGGTGGCACTGCTGCCGGTCGGTGGCCTGCTCTTCATCGGTGCCGGCCTGCTCGGCGCGGGCACCCTGAAGGACCTCGGCCTGGTGCTCTTCGTCGGTATGGCCACCGCCTTCTTCACCTCGATCTTCCTGGCCACCCCGCTGCTGGTGACGCTGAAGCAGCAGGACCCCCGGATCAAGTCGCACACCCAGCGGGTGCTGGCCCGGCGGGCCGGCGGCGGTACCGGCACCAGCCGCCGGACCCCGGCCACCCGGCGGGCCGGCGGTGCCGCGGCCCGGCCGGAGGGCGAGGAGCCCGAGACCGACGCCGAGCCGGCGGCCGCGCAGCCGGCCCGTGCCCAGTCGGCCGCGCTGGCCGGGTCCGCCCCCAAGGTGGGCGCCCGGCCCGGCAAGCGGTCCGGTGGCGGCCGGGGCGGTCGCTCCGGCGGCAACCGGCCCGGCGGCAAGCGGCGCTAG
- the secD gene encoding protein translocase subunit SecD, translating into MAPPQGQMRPGRQLIVLGLIFAVLYLMVFFAGASGSWQDRLEPRLGLDLVGGTRMTLEATTEDGGVPPSESLEEARQIIEARVNGLGVSEAEVVTEGNRNIVVLLPGQNRDLNEIGDAAELRFRKLLKMTDGSGASAAPAPTATAAPDPSAGPDASAGPEPSGSPDAAAGSPSAGGSGGGQGVLAQDATPTPTATPSPSAEAEPPADAGQNALTPEQQLAAVRQKVGEAAWTAAEGLQGPADFTQDPALAETLKPFADLTPAEVRVLPPTMQFNLPMVTCDKLDRRTPGSIKAPDQQVVACEQGQMKYLLDVAKVLGTDVDDATAVLDQTTSQWVVSLDFTGDGQRKWTDLTREAFNNEGQACDASALGDQSKCRVAVVLDNTVISAPEIQGVLTGDSQITGSFNNRTASELASQLRYGALPLTFTPQEAQSITATLGTEYLRAGLLAAGIGMLLVIVYAFFYYRLLGSVIFLSLILSALLVYGALIVLGRQIGFTLTLAGIAGFIVSLGVAADSFVIYFERLKDEIREGRSPRSAVPRAWVRARRTIISANAISIMAAVVLYIVSVGTVQGFAFALGLATILDLVVVFLFRHPIMTLFARTPAFLSPRVSGLGRALEQSDDRDDSQPRKTRLKEA; encoded by the coding sequence GTGGCACCACCTCAGGGACAGATGCGGCCCGGGCGGCAACTGATCGTTCTCGGGCTGATCTTCGCCGTCCTCTATCTCATGGTCTTCTTCGCCGGCGCCAGCGGGAGCTGGCAGGACCGGCTGGAGCCGAGGCTCGGCCTCGACCTGGTCGGCGGCACCCGGATGACGCTGGAGGCGACCACCGAGGACGGCGGGGTCCCGCCGTCGGAGTCGCTGGAGGAGGCCCGGCAGATCATCGAGGCCCGGGTCAACGGCCTCGGCGTCTCCGAGGCCGAGGTGGTCACCGAGGGCAACCGGAACATCGTGGTCCTGCTGCCCGGCCAGAACCGCGACCTGAACGAGATCGGTGACGCGGCCGAACTGCGCTTCCGCAAGCTGCTCAAGATGACCGACGGCAGCGGGGCCAGCGCCGCCCCGGCCCCGACGGCCACCGCGGCTCCCGACCCGTCGGCCGGCCCGGACGCCTCGGCCGGCCCGGAGCCGTCCGGCAGCCCCGACGCCGCCGCGGGCTCGCCGAGCGCCGGGGGGAGTGGCGGCGGGCAGGGTGTGCTGGCCCAGGACGCCACCCCGACCCCGACCGCCACCCCGAGCCCGAGCGCCGAGGCCGAGCCACCGGCGGACGCCGGACAGAACGCCCTGACGCCTGAGCAGCAGCTGGCCGCGGTCCGGCAGAAGGTCGGCGAGGCGGCCTGGACCGCCGCCGAGGGCCTGCAGGGTCCGGCCGACTTCACCCAGGACCCGGCGCTGGCCGAGACGCTGAAGCCGTTCGCCGACCTGACCCCGGCCGAGGTCCGGGTGTTGCCGCCGACCATGCAGTTCAACCTGCCGATGGTCACCTGCGACAAGCTCGACCGCCGTACCCCCGGTTCGATCAAGGCACCCGACCAGCAGGTCGTCGCCTGCGAGCAGGGTCAGATGAAGTACCTGCTGGACGTCGCCAAGGTGCTCGGCACCGACGTGGACGACGCCACCGCGGTGCTCGACCAGACCACCAGCCAGTGGGTGGTCAGCCTGGACTTCACCGGGGACGGCCAGCGCAAGTGGACCGACCTGACCCGGGAGGCGTTCAACAACGAGGGCCAGGCCTGTGACGCCAGCGCGCTCGGCGACCAGAGCAAGTGCCGGGTCGCGGTGGTGCTCGACAACACGGTCATCTCCGCCCCGGAGATCCAGGGCGTGCTCACCGGCGACTCGCAGATCACCGGCAGCTTCAACAACCGGACCGCGAGCGAGCTGGCCAGCCAGCTGCGCTACGGCGCGCTGCCGCTGACCTTCACGCCGCAGGAGGCGCAGAGCATCACCGCCACCCTGGGCACCGAGTACCTGCGGGCCGGTCTGCTGGCCGCCGGTATCGGCATGCTGCTGGTCATCGTGTACGCCTTCTTCTACTACCGGCTGCTCGGCTCGGTGATCTTCCTGAGCCTGATCCTCTCCGCGCTGCTGGTCTACGGCGCGTTGATCGTGCTCGGCCGGCAGATCGGCTTCACGCTGACGCTGGCCGGCATCGCGGGCTTCATCGTCTCGCTCGGTGTTGCGGCGGACTCGTTCGTCATCTACTTCGAACGATTGAAAGACGAGATCCGGGAGGGGCGCAGCCCGCGCAGCGCGGTGCCCCGGGCCTGGGTCCGGGCCCGCCGGACCATCATCTCCGCCAACGCCATCTCGATCATGGCGGCGGTGGTGCTCTACATCGTCTCGGTCGGCACCGTGCAGGGCTTCGCCTTCGCGCTCGGTCTGGCCACCATCCTCGACCTGGTCGTGGTCTTCCTCTTCCGGCATCCGATCATGACCTTGTTCGCGCGTACCCCGGCGTTCCTGTCGCCGCGGGTCAGTGGACTCGGTCGGGCCCTGGAGCAGAGCGACGACCGGGACGACAGCCAGCCCCGCAAGACCCGCCTGAAGGAGGCCTGA
- the ruvA gene encoding Holliday junction branch migration protein RuvA — translation MIASVRGVVAGLSPDGAVIEVGGVGLAVQCAPGTLAGLRVGGPARLATSLVVREDSLTLYGFADDDEKQLFELLQTASGVGPRLAQAVLAVHTPDTVRKAIANADTATLTRVPGIGKKGAERLVLELRDRIGPVAVGPDGAAGVTVGAWPDQVRQALIGLGWTAAQADQAVAAVAETLDGATPPVPVLLKQAIRLLGKTR, via the coding sequence ATGATCGCGAGCGTGCGGGGCGTGGTGGCCGGGCTCTCGCCGGACGGCGCGGTGATCGAGGTGGGTGGCGTCGGACTGGCCGTGCAGTGCGCGCCCGGCACGCTCGCCGGCCTGCGGGTCGGCGGGCCGGCCCGGCTGGCGACCAGCCTGGTGGTCCGGGAGGACTCGCTGACCCTCTACGGCTTCGCCGACGACGACGAGAAGCAGCTGTTCGAGCTCCTGCAGACGGCCAGCGGGGTCGGCCCCCGGCTGGCCCAGGCGGTGCTGGCCGTGCACACCCCGGACACCGTCCGCAAGGCGATCGCCAACGCCGACACCGCCACCCTGACCCGGGTGCCGGGGATCGGCAAGAAGGGCGCCGAGCGGCTGGTGCTGGAGCTGCGCGACCGGATCGGCCCGGTGGCGGTCGGCCCCGACGGTGCCGCCGGGGTGACCGTCGGCGCCTGGCCGGACCAGGTACGCCAGGCACTGATCGGGCTCGGCTGGACCGCCGCCCAGGCCGACCAGGCGGTGGCCGCGGTCGCGGAGACCCTCGACGGCGCCACCCCGCCAGTGCCGGTGCTGCTCAAGCAGGCCATCCGGCTGCTCGGGAAGACCCGATGA
- the ruvB gene encoding Holliday junction branch migration DNA helicase RuvB, whose translation MTAADDPSTGLVSGYASDADRDAEASVRPKRLADFIAQHRVRDQLDLLLRGAMGRGRPPDHILLSGPPGLGKTTLANIVAAELGAGLRVTSGPAIERSGDLAAIVTSLTEGDVLFIDEIHRIAKPAEELLYSAMEDFRVDVVVGKGPGATAIPLDVEPFTLVGATTRSGLLTGPMRDRFGFVAHLDFYDAADLAVLLHRSARIMDVPITEDGAAEIAGRSRGTPRIANRLLRRVRDYAEVRADGVVNLATARAALRVYDVDELGLDRLDKAVLTALVDSFRGGPVGLSTLAVAVGEQPDTVEEVCEPFLVRAGLLARTPRGRVATEAAWRHLGRTPPTGTFGLGAAPAPDLFSAETPGP comes from the coding sequence ATGACCGCTGCCGACGACCCGTCGACCGGCCTGGTCTCCGGGTACGCCAGCGACGCCGACCGGGACGCCGAGGCCAGCGTCCGGCCGAAGCGGCTGGCCGACTTCATCGCCCAGCACCGGGTACGCGACCAGCTCGACCTGCTGCTGCGCGGCGCGATGGGCCGCGGCCGCCCCCCGGACCACATCCTGCTGTCAGGGCCGCCTGGCTTAGGTAAGACCACGTTGGCCAACATCGTCGCCGCCGAGCTCGGTGCGGGGCTGCGGGTGACCAGCGGGCCGGCCATCGAACGCTCCGGTGACCTAGCCGCGATCGTCACCAGCCTGACCGAGGGCGACGTGCTCTTCATCGACGAGATCCACCGGATCGCCAAGCCCGCCGAGGAGCTGCTCTACAGCGCGATGGAGGACTTCCGGGTGGACGTGGTGGTGGGCAAGGGGCCCGGTGCCACCGCCATCCCGCTGGACGTCGAGCCGTTCACGCTGGTCGGGGCGACCACCCGGTCCGGACTGCTGACCGGCCCGATGCGCGACCGGTTCGGGTTCGTGGCGCACCTGGACTTCTACGACGCGGCCGACCTGGCGGTGCTGCTGCACCGGTCGGCGCGGATCATGGACGTGCCGATCACCGAGGACGGGGCGGCCGAGATCGCCGGCCGGTCCCGGGGCACCCCGCGGATCGCCAACCGGCTGCTGCGCCGGGTCCGCGACTACGCGGAGGTGCGCGCGGACGGGGTGGTCAACCTGGCCACCGCGCGGGCCGCGCTGCGCGTCTACGACGTCGACGAGCTCGGCCTCGACCGGCTGGACAAGGCGGTGCTGACCGCGCTGGTCGACTCGTTCCGGGGTGGTCCGGTGGGGTTGTCGACGCTGGCGGTGGCGGTGGGGGAGCAGCCGGACACCGTCGAGGAGGTCTGCGAGCCGTTCCTGGTCCGGGCGGGTCTGCTGGCGCGGACCCCGCGCGGCCGGGTGGCCACCGAGGCGGCTTGGCGCCATCTGGGTCGTACGCCCCCGACTGGTACCTTTGGCCTGGGTGCCGCCCCGGCGCCCGACCTGTTCTCCGCGGAGACGCCTGGGCCGTGA
- a CDS encoding MFS transporter codes for MSTTPNTGRTDPPDTGHPRRWAILGVLVISLLVVVLDNTILNVALRTLADPVHGLGATQGELEWSINSYTLVFAGLLFTFGVLGDRYGRKRFLLLGLAAFGLSSLLSAYAQDPAQLIAARAVMGLGGAAIMPVTLSIISNVFDPRERGRAIGVWAGAVGLAVAIGPVAGGLLLERFWWGSVFLVNVPVVAVGLIAVALLVPESRDPKPGRIDVLGVALSVVGLVALSYGIIDGGEHGFGRPVVWAAILGGLAVLAAFVRHELRIPYPSLDVRLFTLPRFAAPVALVGLVFFAAMGVLFFSSFYFQLVRGYTPLQTGLLYLPFAGAQLLFAPRSAAQVHRYGAKAVAAAGLGLTLVGVGAFALVDAETPLWIICVVFFLQGAGMASIVPPATELIMSALPREKAGVGSAVSNTIRQVSGALGLAVLGSVLAAIYRSRISDTAGTLPEPVRSAAGESISGAYGVADLLGPAGAGLIAAADDAFLTAMHTAATVAAVVAGLGVLVVLRWMPGRPTPAPGPADTARPADTAGPADTTGPGSRDPVGAGRE; via the coding sequence ATGAGCACCACACCGAACACCGGGCGGACCGACCCGCCCGACACCGGACATCCACGGCGCTGGGCGATCCTCGGCGTACTGGTGATCAGCCTGCTGGTGGTGGTGCTCGACAACACCATCCTCAACGTCGCGCTGCGCACCCTCGCCGACCCGGTACACGGGCTCGGCGCCACCCAGGGCGAACTCGAGTGGTCGATCAACTCGTACACCCTGGTCTTCGCGGGTCTGCTCTTCACCTTCGGCGTGCTCGGCGACCGCTACGGGCGCAAGCGCTTCCTGCTGCTCGGCCTGGCCGCCTTCGGGCTCTCCTCGCTGCTGTCCGCGTACGCCCAGGACCCGGCGCAACTGATCGCCGCCCGGGCGGTGATGGGCCTCGGCGGGGCGGCCATCATGCCGGTCACCCTCTCGATCATCTCCAACGTCTTCGACCCGCGTGAACGCGGCCGGGCGATCGGCGTCTGGGCCGGCGCGGTCGGTCTGGCCGTCGCCATCGGGCCGGTCGCCGGCGGGCTGCTGCTGGAGCGCTTCTGGTGGGGCTCGGTCTTCCTGGTCAACGTCCCGGTGGTGGCCGTCGGCCTGATCGCCGTCGCCCTGCTGGTGCCCGAGTCGCGCGACCCGAAGCCCGGCCGGATCGACGTGCTCGGAGTGGCGCTGTCGGTCGTCGGGCTGGTCGCCCTCTCCTACGGCATCATCGACGGCGGCGAGCACGGCTTCGGCCGGCCGGTGGTCTGGGCGGCGATCCTCGGCGGACTCGCGGTGCTGGCCGCCTTCGTCCGCCACGAACTGCGCATCCCGTACCCGTCGCTGGACGTCCGGCTGTTCACGCTGCCGCGGTTCGCCGCGCCGGTCGCGCTGGTCGGGCTGGTCTTCTTCGCTGCGATGGGCGTGCTCTTCTTCAGCTCGTTCTACTTCCAACTGGTACGCGGCTACACACCGCTGCAGACCGGCCTGCTCTACCTGCCCTTCGCCGGCGCCCAACTCCTGTTCGCCCCCCGCAGCGCCGCCCAGGTACACCGGTACGGAGCGAAGGCGGTCGCCGCCGCCGGGCTCGGCCTCACCCTGGTCGGCGTCGGCGCCTTCGCCCTGGTCGACGCCGAAACCCCACTGTGGATCATCTGCGTCGTCTTCTTCCTGCAGGGTGCCGGGATGGCCAGCATCGTGCCGCCGGCCACCGAACTGATCATGTCCGCGCTGCCCCGCGAGAAGGCCGGCGTCGGATCGGCGGTCAGCAACACGATCCGCCAGGTCTCCGGCGCGCTCGGCCTGGCGGTGCTCGGCTCGGTGCTGGCCGCCATCTACCGCAGCCGGATCTCCGACACCGCCGGGACGCTGCCCGAGCCGGTCCGGTCGGCGGCCGGCGAGTCGATCTCCGGGGCGTACGGGGTGGCCGACCTGCTCGGTCCGGCCGGGGCCGGCCTGATCGCCGCCGCCGACGACGCCTTCCTCACCGCCATGCACACCGCCGCCACCGTCGCCGCGGTGGTGGCCGGGCTGGGCGTGCTGGTGGTGCTGCGCTGGATGCCCGGCCGCCCCACCCCGGCGCCCGGACCGGCCGACACCGCCAGACCGGCCGACACCGCCGGACCGGCCGACACCACCGGGCCGGGTTCCCGGGATCCGGTCGGGGCCGGGCGAGAATAG